A genomic segment from Pseudosulfitobacter sp. DSM 107133 encodes:
- a CDS encoding SUF system Fe-S cluster assembly protein, which translates to MDQSKDMLEGTPLIAPSSTDHPLYDAVVDACRTVYDPEIPVNIYELGLIYTIDIADDGAVRVIMSLTAPGCPVAGEMPGWVADAVEPLPGVKTVDVELTWEPPWGMEMMSDEARLELGFM; encoded by the coding sequence ATGGACCAGTCTAAAGACATGCTTGAAGGGACGCCATTGATTGCGCCGTCCTCGACCGACCACCCGCTTTACGACGCGGTCGTCGATGCCTGCCGCACGGTCTATGACCCTGAAATTCCTGTGAACATCTATGAGCTGGGTCTGATTTACACCATCGACATCGCGGACGATGGTGCGGTGCGGGTCATCATGTCGCTGACCGCCCCCGGTTGCCCCGTTGCGGGCGAAATGCCCGGATGGGTTGCTGATGCGGTTGAACCCCTGCCCGGTGTGAAAACCGTTGACGTCGAACTGACGTGGGAGCCACCCTGGGGCATGGAAATGATGTCAGACGAAGCGCGGCTTGAACTGGGGTTCATGTAA
- a CDS encoding IS110 family transposase has product MEHYAGLDVSLKEISICVVDHDGKTVARGTCPADPEGVAGWFRNRLSNNHYKQPFAQAHLVQFIGSWRLAL; this is encoded by the coding sequence ATGGAACATTATGCTGGTTTGGATGTGTCACTGAAAGAAATTTCGATCTGCGTTGTCGATCATGATGGCAAGACCGTCGCGCGCGGGACGTGCCCTGCGGACCCGGAAGGCGTTGCCGGTTGGTTTCGCAACCGTTTGTCGAACAATCACTACAAGCAGCCTTTTGCGCAAGCACACTTGGTCCAGTTCATCGGATCTTGGCGGCTGGCCTTATGA